One Clostridia bacterium genomic window, CATCCTTGAACACATCCTTCAGGATGCACAACCACAGGACATGAGGCTTTTAATTCAAACACACCGTGAGAGCATTTGTTGAAGCATGCTCCACATTCAGTACAATTCTCATAACTGATTACCGGATACCATGTTTTTGACATATTTTTTGTCCCCTCTCATATAACTTATTTATTCTTTTCCAATGAAGACTTTGTTTCCTCTATTTGCCTTAATATGATACCTTCTGCAATATCAATCATCTGGTACACTTCAGGGCTTTTTATTCGGTATATTACCATAAGTCCGTCTTTTTTACTGTCAACAATACCTTGGTTTTTCAGCACGGATAGGTGTTGAGATGTATTGGACTGTTCCGACTCCAGTTGCGGCAGTATATCGCAGACGCACAACGGCTTTTCCTTAAGAAGTCTGACAATCTGAAGCCTTGTCGGATGCGATAAAGCTTTAAGAATATTCGAAATTAGCTGATTCCCCATATTTGACATAAGTATTTCTCCATTCTAACAGGCTATTCGCCAATCTTTCGTTCAATTAAATCCTTTATCTTAATTATCTCTTCATTTGTTATATCAAACTTTCCAGGCGTTTTTTCTATGCCTTCCTCAGTTACTACAATATAATGGTCTACGTTTATTCCTACATGCAGGGCCATTTTCTTTGCACAAGATACCGGACAGCCGTCAACCACTATAATCTTCTTCGCTTGCTTGGCAGCCTCAATAATACCCGGAATGTGTCCGCCAAGTCCTGCAAGACAGTACATTTTCGCCTTGCCTTCCTTAGTGATTTCAAGAGCGGCATTATTCGAAATTTGACCTACATTCGCTCCCCCTCCAGAGCATGCAAAAACCATAATTTCAGCAGGTTTGCAGATACACGCTTTAGACATAAAATTCAACCCCTTTCCCCTTTAATATTTTTAGTATATTAGTTTTTGCTAATATACTAAAAATATTATATTCCTCATTCCATGAAATGTCAATGCAATTTAATTAAATAAAAAAGGGCTACCACTGCAAAATAAGAAAGCTGATAGTCCCTTAATATGATTTAGTTTTCGAATACAAAAATATACTATAAAACTTAGGTATTTTAGCCTGTTTTGTAGCCTTTCAACAATATGAAATATGCCAAATAAAATCCTGCGTTTTTGGGAATTACCATTTTTCATTATGCCAAACAAAGTTTTCTGTTTTTATAGCCCTCTAGGCATAACCCCAAAGCCCCAAAACGTTCCATATCATGCCATTCCAAGAAATCCGCCAAAGAAATACTACACTTTTGTTAGTGATGTAACTGTCTCCACGTGCTCTATCCAATACAGTTTTATAATATCTTTAAATCAAGATTTGTAACTGTTTATTTGCACCTAATGCAATTCCATGCCAAGTTTACTTAACTCCAATATGGAAATGCCAATAGGCACTTTCATTAACTTGAATTTCAGATCATTAAAATGTTTGGGTAGAAAATAAACAATTTTGACGTAAATTAGCAAGAGTATTTAGTTCGTCAAATTGCTCTTTTGTTCAATATAAAGGTATTCGTCGAGCTTCAGGAATTATGGGGTAAGTTTGCTCATAATCTCATATTAATGATTATTCGGCAGATTGTAAAAACTCCCCCATATTCTCAACCTTAATTCCATCTTTTATGTATCGCTCTAACATCTTATTTAGTATGTTTTTATTAACAGAAAACAAGCAGTCTTTAAGTACAACAACATGATACCCCCTGTTTACTCCTCCAAGAGAAGTTTTGTATACGCAAGCTGATGCATCCGCTCCGACAATATACAAAGTATCTATCTGATTATCTATCAGATACTTTTCGAAATTGTTTTCCGAAAAAGAATCAGACCTCAATTTACTAAATATGTTGTCAGACTTAATAATCATTTGGCTACTTAATGCAGAACCCTTGCTATTTGCCTTATACATTCCTCCGGTCAAGAGAGAATCAAATATATTGGAGTATTCTTGCTTAATGTAGATAATATCCATTCCATTTTCGGCTGCGTACTCTATGGAAGTATTGATATTTTGTATTAACTCTTTTGAATTGCTGTATTGTGGAACATTTAGTGTATCTTCTTGAATGTCAATAACCAGCAGAGCTGCTTTTCCATTTCTGTAGTCAGCAATTGTTTTACCAGTTGTTGCAGACGACAAAAAAAGTATTCTGCCCGCAATGACAGCTAATATAGAAATCATAATACAAGCAATAATAATCAATGCTTTTTTACTTCCTTTCAATTTCTGTTTCATTTATTTTCCTCCTCTAGCGCCTTTGGCGGCGTAAGAATCGTAGCTAGTATATGAATCTTTTGATTACCGGGAAATTTTGTATTCTTTGTCTGATACTTCTTTACGATGTCACCGATCTGACGGCTCATTTCCTGCAATTCTTCCGTGGTAGCATAGATTGGAATCGCACTGAAGCCGGAGCCATCTTGAAGAATATTGATTGACTCTTTTTCAGAATAGTCTTGAAATTCTTTTAACAAAGCCATTATAATGATATTTTACCTAATATGATACATTATCAAGTTACTTATTTTCGTAATGTTTTTCTATATATCCTTCAAAGTAATAGTTTACGTAATAATGTACAAGACAAATGGCTATTGCCAGCAGCAATAGCCATTTGTCTTGTACATTAGAGTTTTTTATATATTGAAAGTCGAATTTTTATAGCAATTTCCTTGCACCTAATGCAATCTCATACCAAGTTTACTTAATAACAAATCACATAATCCATTATTTTCAACGCTTCCAAGTCTCAATATGTTCAGTTCTCACCC contains:
- a CDS encoding metalloregulator ArsR/SmtB family transcription factor — encoded protein: MSNMGNQLISNILKALSHPTRLQIVRLLKEKPLCVCDILPQLESEQSNTSQHLSVLKNQGIVDSKKDGLMVIYRIKSPEVYQMIDIAEGIILRQIEETKSSLEKNK
- a CDS encoding putative zinc-binding protein gives rise to the protein MSKACICKPAEIMVFACSGGGANVGQISNNAALEITKEGKAKMYCLAGLGGHIPGIIEAAKQAKKIIVVDGCPVSCAKKMALHVGINVDHYIVVTEEGIEKTPGKFDITNEEIIKIKDLIERKIGE
- a CDS encoding cysteine hydrolase; this translates as MKQKLKGSKKALIIIACIMISILAVIAGRILFLSSATTGKTIADYRNGKAALLVIDIQEDTLNVPQYSNSKELIQNINTSIEYAAENGMDIIYIKQEYSNIFDSLLTGGMYKANSKGSALSSQMIIKSDNIFSKLRSDSFSENNFEKYLIDNQIDTLYIVGADASACVYKTSLGGVNRGYHVVVLKDCLFSVNKNILNKMLERYIKDGIKVENMGEFLQSAE